A single genomic interval of Chitinophaga sp. 180180018-3 harbors:
- a CDS encoding ABC transporter permease, with protein MIHLKTIIRSLRNRKMFTVLNVTGLAVGFAASLLIFVLIRHELSIDTFHSKSDRIYRVVSTETFRNGHVEYDGCAPRPLPAALRQEFPQAEKVSAVFRERRMQFAVAGQAGVEEKKFRVADVYFAEPELFEIFDFPWIAGSPGAALHDPFTAAISRSLAERWFGRWEDAMGKVILEGDGRQPYRITGIMSDPPANTDISLQLVLSYATVRDRWARELTDPRSWDSFTTSSQCFFLLGKHQTIASMEARLPDFVARHYTPLFANSSTRDSSYFQSLRDMHFDAKFARYGGEGWSYKELWAMGLIGLFLLAVACINFINLSTVQSLTRAKEVGVRKTLGSSRSQLFIRFLAETALLVLLAMILGCVLAELALPSLKQLLSKPVAIRMLDGSTLLFLLLLGILTTFLAGAYPGLILSGFNPVAAMKNKLQSRAAGGISLRRSLIVAQFVIAQLLIIGTLVVNRQTKFFREQPMGFDRKAIVLLDLPWRAEGTSVYRYLKNEMKQVPGVLSVTQCDNPPSIDWQRSSYLTFGNNTHPEDFEVSYWNADSDYLNTFQLKLAAGRFPRLTDTAKTEVVVNEKTAKVLGFNDPVTIIGKRIRLGDTSWPLIPVVGVLRDYNNASLKEAVHPMLITSRGNELNMLAIKLDPARMESAMEGLRKLYTANLPAHIFEPVFFDEMVGRFYNAEVITGKLFRIFTLLAIFISCMGMYGLVSFLVVQKTKEVGIRKVLGASVQHIVYLFSKEFTLLIGVSFLIAAPLGYYLMHHWLLGFQYRIPLGWDIFVYAILLSVVVVWLSVGYKAISAALTNPVKSLKTE; from the coding sequence ATGATCCATCTGAAAACAATTATACGTAGCCTGAGGAACAGGAAGATGTTTACTGTACTGAATGTGACAGGGCTGGCAGTCGGTTTTGCGGCCAGTCTGCTGATATTTGTGTTGATCCGTCATGAGTTGAGTATAGATACCTTTCATAGTAAAAGCGACCGGATTTACCGGGTAGTATCTACAGAAACCTTTCGCAACGGGCATGTAGAGTATGATGGTTGTGCACCGCGGCCTTTGCCGGCTGCGTTGAGGCAGGAGTTTCCGCAGGCGGAGAAAGTATCGGCGGTATTCAGGGAGCGGAGGATGCAGTTTGCAGTGGCAGGACAAGCGGGTGTTGAAGAAAAGAAATTCCGTGTTGCAGATGTATATTTTGCAGAGCCGGAGCTGTTTGAAATATTCGATTTCCCCTGGATAGCCGGCAGTCCCGGCGCCGCGTTGCACGATCCGTTCACGGCAGCTATATCCCGTTCGCTGGCTGAGAGATGGTTTGGCCGTTGGGAGGATGCAATGGGGAAAGTGATCCTGGAAGGCGATGGCCGGCAGCCATACCGTATCACGGGGATCATGAGTGATCCGCCGGCAAATACGGATATTTCGCTACAGCTGGTTTTGTCCTATGCTACTGTACGCGACCGCTGGGCGCGTGAGCTGACAGATCCCAGAAGCTGGGATAGTTTTACTACTTCTTCTCAATGTTTTTTCCTGTTGGGCAAGCATCAGACCATCGCGTCAATGGAAGCCCGGCTGCCTGATTTTGTGGCCCGGCATTATACGCCCTTGTTCGCGAATTCCAGTACACGCGACTCCAGCTATTTTCAATCGTTGAGGGATATGCATTTCGATGCTAAGTTTGCCCGTTATGGCGGGGAGGGCTGGTCGTACAAAGAATTGTGGGCGATGGGGCTGATTGGCCTGTTCCTGCTGGCAGTGGCCTGTATCAACTTCATCAACTTATCCACCGTACAATCCCTTACCCGTGCGAAGGAAGTGGGCGTACGTAAAACCCTGGGCAGCAGCCGTTCGCAGCTGTTTATACGTTTTCTTGCAGAAACAGCTTTATTGGTACTGCTGGCGATGATACTGGGTTGTGTGCTGGCGGAGCTGGCATTGCCTTCGCTGAAACAGCTGCTGAGTAAGCCGGTAGCCATCCGGATGCTGGATGGTAGTACGCTGCTGTTTTTGTTGTTACTGGGTATACTCACTACATTCCTGGCAGGGGCTTATCCGGGGCTGATTCTTTCAGGATTTAATCCTGTTGCAGCGATGAAGAATAAGTTGCAATCAAGGGCGGCAGGCGGTATTTCGCTCCGCCGGAGTTTAATTGTTGCCCAGTTCGTGATTGCGCAATTATTGATTATAGGAACGCTGGTGGTGAACCGGCAAACGAAGTTTTTCAGGGAGCAGCCAATGGGCTTCGACCGGAAAGCCATCGTATTACTGGATCTGCCCTGGAGAGCAGAAGGTACTTCCGTATACAGGTACCTTAAAAACGAAATGAAGCAGGTGCCCGGAGTATTATCGGTAACACAATGTGATAACCCACCATCAATAGACTGGCAACGATCAAGTTATCTGACATTCGGGAATAATACACATCCGGAAGATTTTGAGGTTTCCTACTGGAATGCAGATTCGGATTATCTTAACACTTTTCAACTGAAACTGGCTGCGGGCCGATTTCCGCGTCTCACCGATACGGCTAAAACAGAAGTGGTGGTCAATGAGAAAACCGCGAAGGTACTGGGTTTCAATGATCCTGTAACCATCATCGGAAAGCGTATCCGGTTGGGCGATACCAGCTGGCCGCTTATACCTGTAGTAGGGGTGCTCAGGGATTATAACAATGCTTCATTGAAAGAGGCCGTACATCCTATGCTGATTACTTCCAGGGGAAATGAACTTAATATGCTCGCTATAAAACTGGATCCTGCGCGCATGGAAAGTGCGATGGAAGGGTTGCGGAAATTGTATACGGCTAATCTGCCTGCCCATATATTTGAACCTGTTTTCTTCGATGAAATGGTGGGGCGCTTTTATAATGCAGAGGTGATAACAGGAAAGCTGTTCCGGATTTTTACACTGCTGGCGATCTTCATCTCCTGTATGGGCATGTATGGCCTGGTATCTTTTTTAGTGGTGCAGAAAACGAAAGAAGTAGGGATACGGAAAGTACTCGGGGCATCCGTGCAGCATATCGTTTACCTGTTTTCGAAAGAGTTTACCCTGTTGATTGGTGTCTCTTTCCTGATAGCAGCGCCGCTGGGTTATTACCTGATGCATCACTGGCTGCTGGGTTTTCAGTATCGTATTCCGCTGGGCTGGGATATTTTCGTATATGCCATCCTGTTATCAGTAGTGGTCGTTTGGCTGAGCGTAGGGTATAAGGCAATCAGTGCTGCTTTGACGAATCCTGTTAAAAGTCTGAAAACGGAATAG
- a CDS encoding fasciclin domain-containing protein, whose protein sequence is MKKNILFFASMLLLFSCKKDDNKPSGSSQDSNKLLYVIEDNKFNFSNFNTALTVTNFNTTLLDNGPFTVLIPDNNAFQKAGYNTDQDVAKEKGAVLVNMVKYHTLKGLWQLDKLPFRFNQPVVTSSGAQLFITHWVHNQDTVITINGTRVTAQNLPASNGLIQVINTVLNPLTQDKLSDAIAAEPSLTYFNAALQQAGLKDLLKGDGPLTVFAPNNTAFIAAGFLTTDSIAQTSPAVLRNMLQFHMLANRRFVYDYVLSTDNSNQSLQNMLNSSATTVNLQNSGNDYTITIQGAGNLQPAQVVKPNVLTNNGVLHIIDQVLAENF, encoded by the coding sequence ATGAAGAAGAATATTTTGTTTTTTGCGTCGATGCTCTTATTGTTTTCCTGTAAGAAAGACGATAATAAGCCTTCGGGTTCCAGCCAGGACAGTAATAAGCTCCTGTATGTCATCGAGGATAATAAGTTCAATTTCTCCAATTTCAATACGGCACTGACGGTGACGAATTTCAATACAACGTTATTGGATAATGGACCGTTTACAGTGCTGATACCGGATAATAACGCATTTCAGAAAGCAGGCTATAATACTGACCAGGACGTGGCAAAAGAGAAAGGCGCCGTATTGGTGAACATGGTGAAATATCATACCCTGAAAGGATTATGGCAACTGGATAAGCTGCCGTTCCGGTTTAACCAGCCGGTGGTCACTTCTTCCGGTGCGCAGTTATTCATTACTCACTGGGTACATAATCAGGATACGGTAATTACTATCAACGGTACAAGGGTAACCGCCCAGAACCTGCCGGCCAGCAATGGTTTGATCCAGGTGATCAACACTGTGCTGAACCCGCTGACCCAGGATAAACTGAGCGATGCCATTGCAGCAGAGCCTTCGCTGACTTATTTCAATGCCGCCTTGCAACAGGCAGGATTGAAAGATCTGTTGAAAGGAGATGGACCGCTGACCGTGTTTGCCCCCAACAACACAGCATTTATTGCAGCAGGCTTTCTTACCACCGACAGTATTGCACAAACAAGTCCGGCGGTGCTGCGTAATATGCTGCAGTTTCATATGCTGGCCAACCGTCGCTTTGTATACGACTATGTATTGAGCACCGACAACTCCAATCAATCCCTGCAGAATATGCTTAATAGCAGTGCTACTACTGTGAACCTGCAGAACTCCGGTAACGACTATACGATTACTATACAGGGAGCCGGGAATCTGCAACCCGCACAGGTAGTGAAACCTAACGTGCTAACCAATAACGGCGTATTACATATCATTGATCAGGTGCTGGCGGAAAATTTCTGA
- a CDS encoding TonB-dependent receptor, producing MRISFYVLVFSITVTNLMASVSSKGQSVERIRMSADFNGQPLRTALEQLSARSGVRIYFNDEKVDKLKHVSLHADDAPLLEILDKLLAPAGMVAQVYGENKITVVPVSAIPPPVKGVVTDKTNGTPLPGVGIRIKGHSTGVITDGTGHFSINIPEEGAVLVISYIGYQQQELKVAAGTASLQIALKPSRTQLNEVQVQARRKTNTEASVLAERKASAIVQDAISAANIEKTASITTTQALQRVSGVTITDDKYVAIRGLGDRSVIGQLNGVRLASSDPDRSAIPLDLVPAALLDNITIYKTYTPDKPADAAAGIIELKTRSVPDSAVLSIVAQTGFNSNIGLGGKVNSFNNADPGFLGQKVKNAGLSSDFIALGQQYPGGFSQVQSMIANSGNDPQIKQEVNRINNIMHGFDPVLTTRYAPAKMNQIYSVTYGNSFNVFRRHKLGVIAGVNYYQRSTDIHGGDLTQWSIYQGVLTGNNQVNSSRIIPNYITPNNINLGKYISYKENTGTSTLNYGFLGGLTYRFNPRHEISMQYMGSRGAEVQATNLYGAYEYTGLSGDVSNIVYSLKRSYRTLNTFNLQGEHKLIAGEYSPRLSYNIATSTSSQEDPDYRFVNLAAYRPVGGGTITLPGTLPNSTIITGTPVYYSLVSGYVNGYGPYGIIQADPNGRRYRNLTETNYNYKADLTLPFRFLGRKQEFKGGVNYLFRDRKFTENVLSLPGSNFSSTGNQALYTVHGNLDHLVGYDQIGVKIPSGATGEGQPAIGGFLYNAQKSPNNYKGSFETRAFYGMLDLHLLDNLRVTGGVRFEMTDIRAAVDTSGVFLDPSLTTPNQDGKTVKLVFTQPNSIYKTDYNPYYSLNLTYTLQENMNFRLGYSTTLARPELREITNVFEFDPFQFALVVGNPKLVNQSTTNYDFRWEWFSNPGEVFAASAFYKQIDHQLTKVYSQNSSGLDARFPEFPAIRFENDPNRGQVYGIELEVVKNLGRLWYPLKNFFLGSNLLLAQSEIKKSPERLNDSRIVDRRAPSNSPLFEQAPYSINAYLNYNNPRTRTDMTVTFNEVGERLIQINLTGEPDLYSRPAAVLDFVFSQYLTKRLQLKGYAKNILNPAWREVYANPGTGGKYYGNTYIRRSYYKGTEFMLGLNYNIF from the coding sequence ATGCGTATCTCCTTTTACGTATTGGTGTTTTCAATAACCGTCACTAACCTGATGGCCAGTGTGAGTTCCAAAGGCCAGTCAGTTGAGCGGATACGTATGTCGGCCGATTTCAACGGCCAGCCGCTCAGAACGGCGCTGGAGCAGTTATCCGCCAGATCCGGTGTCAGGATCTATTTTAATGATGAAAAGGTAGATAAATTAAAACATGTATCCCTGCATGCGGACGATGCGCCGCTGCTGGAGATACTGGATAAACTGCTTGCCCCGGCGGGAATGGTGGCGCAGGTATATGGTGAAAACAAGATCACTGTGGTGCCCGTAAGCGCTATACCTCCGCCGGTAAAGGGAGTAGTAACAGACAAAACCAATGGCACACCGCTGCCGGGCGTGGGAATCCGTATAAAAGGCCATAGCACTGGTGTTATAACGGACGGAACAGGTCATTTCAGCATCAATATCCCCGAAGAAGGGGCGGTGCTGGTGATTTCCTATATCGGTTATCAGCAACAGGAACTGAAGGTAGCGGCCGGTACTGCCAGTTTGCAGATTGCACTGAAACCCTCCCGTACCCAGCTGAACGAGGTACAGGTACAGGCGCGCCGCAAAACCAATACAGAAGCCTCCGTACTGGCAGAAAGAAAAGCTTCTGCGATTGTGCAGGACGCCATTTCCGCTGCCAATATCGAAAAAACGGCCAGTATTACTACTACCCAGGCACTGCAACGTGTGTCGGGCGTAACCATCACAGACGACAAGTACGTGGCTATCCGCGGTTTAGGCGACCGTAGCGTAATTGGTCAGCTGAACGGCGTACGTCTTGCCTCCTCTGATCCGGATCGCAGCGCCATTCCGCTCGACCTGGTGCCTGCAGCTTTGCTGGATAATATTACCATCTATAAAACCTATACGCCCGATAAACCGGCCGATGCGGCTGCGGGTATTATTGAGCTGAAAACCCGTTCTGTTCCTGATTCTGCGGTGCTTAGCATCGTGGCGCAGACAGGGTTTAATTCCAATATCGGATTGGGAGGAAAAGTGAACAGCTTCAACAATGCAGATCCGGGATTCCTGGGCCAGAAGGTGAAGAACGCCGGGTTATCGTCCGATTTCATCGCCCTGGGCCAGCAGTATCCGGGCGGATTTTCGCAGGTACAGTCCATGATCGCCAATAGCGGAAATGATCCGCAGATCAAACAGGAAGTGAACCGTATCAATAACATCATGCATGGTTTTGATCCGGTGCTGACCACACGCTATGCTCCTGCTAAAATGAACCAGATCTATTCCGTTACTTATGGAAATAGCTTCAATGTTTTCCGCAGGCATAAACTGGGTGTGATTGCCGGTGTGAACTACTATCAGCGTTCTACAGATATCCACGGCGGCGACCTGACCCAGTGGAGCATCTACCAGGGTGTGCTTACCGGTAACAACCAGGTAAACAGTTCCCGCATTATTCCTAACTACATTACACCTAATAACATCAACCTGGGTAAGTATATTTCCTATAAGGAAAATACCGGTACCTCCACACTCAACTATGGCTTTCTTGGAGGGCTCACTTACCGCTTCAACCCTCGCCACGAGATAAGCATGCAGTATATGGGCAGCCGTGGCGCGGAAGTACAGGCCACTAACCTGTACGGTGCGTATGAGTATACCGGTTTATCCGGAGATGTATCCAACATTGTGTATTCACTGAAACGCAGCTATCGTACCCTCAATACCTTTAACCTACAGGGGGAACATAAGCTGATAGCAGGTGAATACTCTCCCAGGTTGAGTTATAATATAGCTACCTCTACTTCCAGCCAGGAAGATCCGGATTACCGCTTCGTAAACCTGGCGGCATACCGCCCGGTAGGCGGAGGTACTATTACGTTGCCCGGTACCCTGCCTAATTCTACCATCATTACCGGCACACCGGTATATTATTCCCTGGTATCGGGGTATGTAAATGGATACGGTCCGTATGGTATCATCCAGGCCGATCCGAATGGCCGCCGTTACCGCAACCTGACAGAAACCAACTATAACTATAAAGCCGATCTGACACTGCCTTTCCGCTTTCTGGGCAGGAAGCAGGAATTCAAGGGCGGGGTGAACTACCTGTTCCGTGATCGTAAGTTTACAGAGAATGTATTGTCGCTACCCGGCTCTAATTTCTCTTCCACCGGCAACCAGGCATTGTATACCGTTCATGGTAACCTGGATCACCTTGTAGGCTACGACCAGATAGGAGTTAAAATACCTTCCGGCGCTACCGGAGAAGGTCAGCCGGCTATCGGAGGTTTCCTGTACAATGCACAGAAATCGCCGAACAATTATAAAGGCTCTTTCGAAACCCGTGCTTTCTATGGCATGCTCGATCTGCATCTGCTCGACAATCTCCGTGTTACAGGAGGGGTTCGTTTCGAGATGACCGATATACGGGCAGCAGTAGATACTTCCGGCGTTTTCCTGGATCCATCGCTGACCACGCCTAATCAGGATGGGAAGACGGTGAAACTGGTATTTACTCAACCCAATTCAATTTACAAAACTGATTATAATCCCTATTATTCCCTGAACCTTACCTATACCCTGCAGGAGAACATGAACTTCCGCCTGGGTTACAGCACCACGCTGGCAAGGCCGGAGCTGCGTGAAATCACCAACGTGTTTGAATTTGATCCGTTCCAGTTTGCGCTGGTAGTAGGTAATCCCAAGCTGGTGAATCAATCAACCACCAACTACGATTTCCGCTGGGAATGGTTCTCTAACCCGGGTGAGGTCTTCGCTGCTTCTGCCTTTTATAAGCAGATCGATCATCAGCTGACGAAAGTGTATTCACAGAATTCTTCCGGCCTGGATGCCCGTTTCCCGGAATTCCCTGCCATCCGTTTTGAGAATGATCCGAACAGAGGCCAGGTATACGGTATAGAGCTGGAAGTGGTGAAGAACCTGGGCCGCCTGTGGTATCCGCTGAAGAATTTCTTCCTCGGTTCCAACCTGTTGCTGGCACAGAGCGAAATCAAGAAATCACCCGAACGGCTAAACGATTCACGTATAGTAGACCGCCGCGCACCTTCCAACAGTCCGCTGTTTGAACAGGCGCCTTATTCCATCAACGCATACCTGAACTACAACAACCCGCGTACCCGTACAGACATGACGGTTACCTTCAACGAAGTAGGCGAACGCCTGATACAGATCAACCTGACCGGCGAACCGGATCTGTACAGCAGACCCGCGGCGGTATTGGATTTCGTATTCAGCCAGTATCTCACCAAAAGGCTGCAGCTGAAAGGTTATGCGAAGAACATACTCAATCCTGCGTGGAGAGAAGTATATGCTAACCCCGGCACCGGAGGTAAGTATTATGGAAATACGTATATCCGTCGCAGTTACTACAAGGGCACAGAGTTTATGCTGGGTCTGAATTATAATATTTTCTAA
- a CDS encoding fasciclin domain-containing protein, which yields MMKRKYFIYTFTLSILFLSACRLKDAQVTPVGKPIEYSGPSLLIRKLLDSTNLTIYKAIWKKVNMDSVIDAGGYQAYTLLAPSDDAFTKAGITADKVNSIPVEQLDTLLLYHVLDTWLSGIQLKQLNGSNNMKSLLRRIDYPGYYSNNPFIYYQYLGLHGGKLMVNGKPHPLNALEATNGTIYILDEVLKKPEQDMYEYLGSNPDFFYFMESVRINDSIYKTSWANPQLTRLLQTTSDHRSFTLFAPTNRAFQQSGFKTVDDIRQRALLYPVDWAHYDNNNYYVYPTTSMDTVLSANHLDYNGGMRVNYPLVLFSNDLTDNPSLSGFQISPGSQYHEGPQFIRLNFTSSNGAIMVKQTGSALPARKLVTTDLLLRNGVIHVIDDGLFMP from the coding sequence ATGATGAAGAGAAAATATTTCATATATACGTTTACGTTATCGATCCTTTTCCTTTCTGCGTGCCGGCTGAAAGATGCGCAGGTAACACCGGTAGGTAAGCCTATCGAGTACAGCGGTCCGTCATTGCTGATCAGGAAACTGCTGGATAGTACCAATCTTACTATTTACAAAGCGATATGGAAGAAGGTAAACATGGATTCCGTGATTGATGCAGGAGGATACCAGGCTTATACCCTGCTGGCGCCTTCGGACGATGCTTTTACAAAGGCGGGCATCACTGCTGATAAAGTGAACAGTATACCGGTAGAACAACTGGATACGCTGCTGCTTTACCATGTGTTGGATACCTGGTTATCAGGCATTCAGTTGAAGCAACTGAATGGGAGTAACAACATGAAGTCGCTGCTGAGACGTATAGACTATCCCGGGTATTACAGTAACAATCCTTTTATCTATTATCAATACCTGGGGCTTCATGGCGGCAAGCTGATGGTAAACGGGAAACCACATCCGCTCAACGCGCTGGAGGCTACTAACGGAACAATTTACATACTGGATGAAGTATTGAAGAAACCGGAGCAGGATATGTATGAGTACCTGGGCAGTAACCCTGATTTCTTTTACTTTATGGAATCAGTCCGGATTAACGATAGTATTTACAAGACTTCCTGGGCAAACCCGCAACTGACAAGGTTGCTGCAAACTACCTCCGATCATCGTTCGTTTACGCTGTTTGCGCCCACCAACAGGGCCTTTCAGCAAAGTGGTTTTAAAACCGTTGATGATATCCGTCAACGAGCACTGTTGTACCCGGTAGATTGGGCACATTATGACAATAACAATTACTACGTGTACCCGACCACGTCGATGGACACCGTACTTTCTGCCAACCACCTGGATTATAACGGAGGAATGCGGGTGAATTACCCGTTGGTGCTCTTTTCGAATGATCTGACAGACAATCCCTCCCTGTCAGGGTTTCAGATTAGTCCGGGTTCGCAATATCACGAAGGGCCTCAGTTTATCAGGCTCAATTTCACCAGCAGTAATGGCGCCATCATGGTAAAACAAACCGGTTCAGCACTCCCGGCCCGCAAGCTGGTAACCACTGACCTGTTGCTCCGCAATGGTGTTATACATGTGATCGACGACGGATTGTTCATGCCATAA
- a CDS encoding FecR domain-containing protein, whose protein sequence is MQDENKLNRLIEKYLTGNATPEEEAWLNSWFDQLHTPAPENEEQRSSAARRQLGERIFTTVEENVKLYEQQQQQIIPIRSSRNMRWRIAASVISAALVTGGGWLYKSRIQTRKPVARMLDLRTQEGQLSKIVLTDSSVVWLNANSHLRYPEQFTDNRTVYLQGEAYFDIHQDPQHPFIIESSGYRTQVLGTAFSIRSYAAPGSYRVTVASGKVAVFKSTDSSRVAFLTADQELRINGDAGTQQVRSVHAQAMMSWKEGSLSFEKDFLSEVVISLQNRYGATFSFRKAQLKNMEISGTFDHSQSLNDILKILSKVYGLHFKKQADGIINIS, encoded by the coding sequence ATGCAGGACGAGAACAAATTAAACAGGCTCATAGAAAAGTATCTTACCGGCAATGCTACACCGGAAGAAGAAGCGTGGCTGAATAGCTGGTTCGACCAGTTGCATACGCCGGCTCCGGAGAATGAAGAACAACGCAGCAGTGCCGCACGCCGGCAACTGGGCGAAAGGATCTTTACCACTGTAGAAGAAAATGTGAAGTTGTATGAGCAGCAGCAACAGCAGATAATACCAATACGTTCATCGCGCAATATGAGATGGCGTATAGCCGCTTCCGTTATTTCGGCTGCACTTGTAACAGGTGGCGGATGGTTGTATAAATCGAGAATACAGACACGCAAACCGGTGGCCCGGATGCTGGATTTGCGCACGCAGGAAGGGCAGCTTTCCAAAATCGTATTAACCGATAGTTCGGTAGTATGGCTGAATGCCAACAGTCATCTGCGCTATCCCGAGCAATTCACAGACAACAGGACAGTATACCTGCAGGGGGAAGCGTATTTTGATATTCATCAGGATCCCCAACACCCCTTTATTATTGAAAGTAGTGGTTACCGCACACAGGTGCTGGGTACCGCTTTCAGCATCCGTTCATATGCCGCTCCCGGTAGCTATAGAGTAACGGTAGCATCCGGAAAGGTGGCCGTTTTTAAATCAACCGACAGTAGCAGGGTTGCCTTCCTGACTGCTGACCAGGAGTTGCGCATAAACGGAGATGCAGGCACGCAACAGGTAAGAAGCGTACATGCCCAGGCCATGATGTCATGGAAAGAGGGCAGTCTGAGCTTCGAAAAAGATTTCCTCTCTGAAGTGGTGATATCCTTACAGAACCGTTACGGCGCCACTTTTTCCTTTAGAAAAGCACAGCTGAAAAATATGGAGATCAGCGGCACATTTGATCATTCCCAGTCGCTGAATGATATCCTGAAGATATTAAGCAAAGTATATGGTCTGCACTTCAAAAAGCAGGCAGATGGTATTATCAATATTTCCTGA
- a CDS encoding fasciclin domain-containing protein: MRRNFIFYITLLMLLAGACKKIDVTEDNHTSDIRSVGDFVRNNYDLSLLNAALQKTGFLDSLNAEGPFTLWAPDNTAFNNIGIMKPEDFNGMNADSLRTSLKNLVIKDRLYIANLPTQLDSRYPCLGGMQCYLSVGVIGTNPDAFPVTFNGSWIYDAPKRNLAMKNGVIHIMKAVPKYREQSTQDFLAADTSLSLFVVLLKKTNQWDTLKTAGPFTIYAPVNAAFLNYNLTADSINKLDVSRYNPLAFNIYTLGLKPHHILMGDFGVIGAYSEKLNLGSGYTMNPGFSFTLWAPNGQWGYHGPNTVTIADGAKGQDIMVTNGVINHLNNILLYPDSLLIK; the protein is encoded by the coding sequence ATGAGAAGAAATTTCATTTTTTATATAACGCTGTTAATGTTGCTGGCGGGCGCCTGTAAAAAAATAGATGTTACAGAAGATAACCACACCAGTGATATACGCTCGGTTGGTGACTTCGTTCGCAATAACTATGATCTCAGCCTGCTCAACGCTGCATTACAGAAAACAGGTTTCCTTGACAGTCTGAATGCGGAAGGGCCATTCACCCTGTGGGCGCCGGATAATACCGCGTTTAACAATATTGGTATTATGAAGCCGGAAGACTTTAATGGGATGAATGCCGACAGTCTTCGTACCAGCCTGAAGAATCTGGTGATAAAGGATCGCTTATACATCGCCAATTTACCTACACAGCTGGATAGCCGGTATCCCTGCCTCGGTGGTATGCAATGCTATTTATCCGTAGGTGTGATTGGTACTAACCCCGATGCATTTCCTGTTACATTCAATGGTAGCTGGATATATGATGCACCCAAGCGGAATCTGGCCATGAAGAACGGGGTAATACATATCATGAAGGCAGTACCAAAGTATCGGGAGCAAAGTACCCAGGACTTCCTGGCAGCAGATACGAGCCTTTCCCTTTTCGTAGTGCTGCTGAAGAAAACCAATCAATGGGATACGCTGAAAACAGCCGGGCCTTTTACCATTTACGCACCGGTCAATGCAGCTTTCCTGAATTACAACCTCACCGCCGACAGTATTAACAAACTGGATGTAAGCCGTTACAACCCACTGGCATTTAATATTTATACGCTGGGTTTGAAACCACACCATATCCTGATGGGTGATTTCGGGGTAATAGGTGCCTACAGTGAGAAACTGAATCTGGGTAGCGGTTATACCATGAACCCTGGCTTCTCATTCACTTTATGGGCTCCCAATGGTCAATGGGGATATCACGGTCCGAACACCGTTACTATTGCTGATGGTGCAAAAGGGCAGGATATCATGGTCACAAACGGTGTGATAAACCACCTCAACAATATCCTGCTTTATCCTGATTCACTTTTAATCAAGTAA
- a CDS encoding RNA polymerase sigma-70 factor, with translation MDIENGGLPDEFLLVEKLRQGDERAFRDLYDFYWEKQYDLAYYKLGVRELAEEITQEVFVALWVQKADLDPGKPVGAWLYGVTKNRILNAYRRQVSHHKYLQHAPMQEETNNTTEQLSFNELNALVQQRISELPDKCREVFTLSRIQGFNTRQIAETLNISPKTVNNHLVKALKIMRGNLKDYITLLILLSIHR, from the coding sequence ATGGATATCGAAAATGGTGGACTTCCGGATGAATTTTTACTGGTAGAAAAGTTGCGGCAGGGCGATGAAAGGGCTTTCCGCGACCTGTATGATTTCTATTGGGAAAAGCAGTACGACCTTGCCTACTATAAACTGGGCGTGAGAGAACTGGCGGAAGAAATTACACAGGAGGTATTCGTAGCGCTATGGGTGCAGAAAGCCGACCTGGACCCCGGCAAGCCGGTGGGGGCCTGGTTATATGGAGTTACAAAGAACCGTATATTGAATGCTTACCGGAGACAGGTATCGCACCATAAATACCTTCAGCACGCCCCTATGCAGGAGGAAACCAATAATACCACAGAGCAGCTTTCCTTTAATGAGCTGAATGCCCTGGTGCAACAACGTATCAGTGAATTACCTGATAAATGCAGGGAAGTATTTACCCTGAGTCGTATACAGGGATTTAATACCCGGCAGATTGCTGAAACCCTGAATATTTCCCCGAAAACGGTGAATAATCACCTCGTAAAGGCCCTCAAGATAATGAGAGGCAACCTGAAAGACTATATTACCCTCCTGATCCTGTTATCGATTCACAGGTAA